The window ACTTTCtgacttgtttttctttttttcaataatgctttgtttatatttcgAAAGCAAAGACTATATTAAGCTGATAACACTCATTGAcctgaatacaaaaaaaaaaaatacgattttaaatttgaatgcGTTTAAACAAGACTCAGGCATAGTCATTCTTTAGACAGACCTAGACCAAGttgtatattattaataaaaaatagaatcataatgaataattttgtattaatacttTTAATAGGTGCTTTTGTAAGCGGGAATTTTAACGTAAGTTCGAAAAAACGTAATAAATgtagaaaagtattaaatatgttACAATTTTTAGCCTGCCGAAGCCAAGGAAGTACAAttaacctctaaaaatttccaaaaggagtttttgcaaaaagtcAGTGAAACCATGAAATCTACAGCCATGGATTATTTAAACAACTATCTCAAGAGTATAAAAAAGCCAGCTCATGTGCACGAAGATTTCAATGCCGAACTTAAAATGGCCTTGGAGTCATCGAGACTAGAACCTAAAGTTGTCTTCATTAAACAATATTTGGATATGTTAGAGAATAAGGATACAAATCGTGAAAATATATATGGTTTGAAAAATGTCATGTTTCTCAAGAAACTCAAGGATAAATTCTATAATTTACAAGAAGAAAGTTTTGAGGAAATACATCAACTGCGTTATTATTATCTATGTAAACAGTTTAAGGTACAAAAGGAGGCAACCACCCCTTTGTACCACAACTATTATTCCAAGACCACACAGTTGGTGCCCATAAATGAACACAATGTGGGCTCTATGCTGCATAAGTTGGGTGTAAAAGATAATCACACCATTTCCATAAATATCTCTGACTTTGGCAAAGAATTATATCAAAAAGTAAACGATGCCGGTTGTGACGTCATCGatgattatttaattatattacgaAAACTTTTGCAAGAGGTTTTAGAGCCAGAATCGGAAGAAGAACCGACGGCACATTCCGAGTCTCTACGCAAAATCCTCATAGAAATAAATGCCCAACTGAAAATCACCGATTTCTATACTAAACGTCAAAGACTCTATgattatttacaaaacaacTTAGCCTTGGATTACGAACAATTTCAAAGTTCTGAGACATCACAACATGATCTTATGGCGGTATTTaacaaacttaaagaaaaaggTTTAGATCTAGTGGTGGCctttttatttagtaattttgaATTCGTAGACCATTTACAACATGAATGGCAGGAGCTTTTACCACAAGCACCCATTTCACTGTATGATGCCCACTCACGTCCGCTTAAAGAGATTCAACAATTGTATGCGGAATTTAAACaggattttgaaaattcatcAAAATATGATTCTTATTTAGAAGCTGTAAAATTGTTGCGTGAACAGACACAACGGGATAACGCTGACAACACGCATATTTATGAGATGCTCTATAGTGCTTCACAGAATGTGGGCAGTAGTCGGGCAACATTAATGAAttcaaaatgtaatgaaatttaaattagtgGTTGCGGCTTTATATCATGcttgtatatgtatgtctgtctacATACAGCGAAGGAATATCTGCGTGTATGAGTGTTCGAAAgggtttttgttataaaattgtatgtgtTTAAGTGTCTGTGGTTTGTATATTTCGTATTATGAAACTACATTAAACATGCAGTTTGAAGTTGTTCAAATGCAAGTGAtttattaatatgaaatttaaattttgaaaacaataaagtttcattaaaaaaagtttaatcttaaaatttcaACCGCTATTTTTTTAAACCCTTAACAGAAACGTGAAAACATGAAGAATAATAGTCAATCCTATTTATATACAGCCAAGTGTATTGAGTGTAGCCTAGTGTAAATAATAGTACATAGGATAATGTAAAGACTaatgtatagtatagtctatagtctagtctatagtctagtctatagtctagtctatagtctagtctatagtctagtctatagtctagtctatagtctagtctatagtcNNNNNNNNNNNNNNNNNNNNNNNNNNNNNNNNNNNNNNNNNNNNNNNNNNNNNNNNNNNNNNNNNNNNNNNNNNNNNNNNNNNNNNNNNNNNNNNNNNNNaactgaactagaactgaactagaactgaactagaactgaactagaactgaactagaactgaactagaactgaactagaactaaactagaactgaattagaactaaactagaaatgaactagaacaaaattttaataaacaattttattttcataaaacaatttttaaaaaaattgaaatttttgaaaaaaaaaaaatttttataaaaaaaaataaaattttcgtaaaataaaattcaatattaaaaaaattaaaaaaaatataatttttgtggaAGAAAGaagatttcataaaatattcgATATATGATTTATACAAAtgattttaatgtaataatattaatttacaaaaaataaatgtttttatgattttaatttagcaatttatgaaattaagtctttaattacttaaatcaccgattatttaataataaaaaagccgCATTCATTTAATCATAATTCCATGggatttaaattattgttttctgCCTCATAACAGTCCTGCCCCATCCCGTCCTATATAGCTTTGGCACTTTGTGTTTTTCACTAAAGATAttctttttcaataattaaattattccattaaaattaatgttgaaCAGAAATTTTCCATATGAAAGGTTAAcaaaacaatagcaacaaaaggaaaaagaaaCAATCTGGAGAAAAAACTATGAAATTGTATCTGTTAACTGAATACCAAACAACAAACACCAGTTAGGTGGTGAAGttcaacattttgtaaaaagggGAAAGAAGAACTATTACACAGACATACAAAAAACCCAAACAATTATgatcaacaaaagcaaaaagcATGCCAAAAATTAGTCTTGTTaacttaatttgaaaaattttgtacaagtttATAACGAAGGCAAAACAAGAAGTGAGTTTCGACTAACAATGAGTGAAATGTGATTTCAACgggaaataatataatattaaagttctataaaaaattaagattcttgatataaaaaaaatgtatttgagaAACTGAAAATATGtaacttcttaaaaaaaatccttcaaATACATCCCTCGTTTATTAATAATTGTATGGTTTTATATGTATGGATACTTTTTGCTTGTTATTACTGATGTTGTTGAGGCTttttatgaaagaaaattttaccaCAGTGTGCACTCATGCATGACCCCACAAACTAGCTTTAAATAAACATTCGAACAGATACACTTTCTCAAACAGacaaacacactcacacacacacaaggATAGACAAAACctacaacaaaacaacacagttacaaacttaaacataaatagtcaaaataaaccatgaaataaacaaataagttCATACACAAACAGTCTTCAactatacacacatacacatatgtatgccTACATGACTGTGGTAAAGCCACCAAATACAGCTAtaacaacaatagaaaaatatctacaatgacaacaaacaaacattaataaGGGTGTTTAGATTAAAAtgtttggtctagtctataatttatagGGTGTTTAGATTAAAAtgtttggtctagtctataatttagtctatagtctaacctatggtgtagtcttaagtctagcctatagtgtggtctataatctagtctatagtctatagtctagtctatagtctatagtctagtctatagtctagtctatagtctagtctatagtctagtctatagtctagtctatagtctagtctatagtctagtctatagtctagtctatagtctagtctatagtctagtctatagtctagtctatagtctagtctatagtctagtctatagtctagtctatagtctagtctatagtctactttatagtctagtacatagtttAGCCTATGGTCAagtctctattctagtctacagtctagtctatagtctactttttagtctagtctattttctaatatatagtcaagtctttagtctagtctatagtccagtctatagtctagcctatagtctaggctacagtctagtcaatagtcaagtctatagtctagtctattttctagtctgtagtctaatctattgttaagtctatagcctagtctatagtctagtctatagtctagtctatagtctagtctatagtctagtctatagtctagtctttagtctagtctatggtctcgtctaaagtctactctatagtctagtctatagactagtccatgttCAACTCCAAATATgttgtttactttaaaaattttaaaaaattgttttaaataaatttatgtccATTTCAGTAGTTTTTTTACCTATTTCTTTTCGTATCATTTCCCCTTTTCCAATTATATTTATTGTCATATTGAAAAATCACAAAATCTATTATTCTTCTcttaattaattcattaaaccTTAAATGTTATTTCAATGACTTAATTACTTCCCTACCAAAAGTGCACAAACCACCAGCCGTTAACCttcatatttacttttaacCTTCCCATTCTCTAACAACAGCTTCTCGCTTTTCATCATCAggataataacaattaaatttaattgctaATCACCTAAGCTTTATATAAGAGTGAAGGGAAAACAATTACCATTTCCAAATGTATCTAAAATACACGAAATAGCAAAGGGGGATAAGCGATTGCAAGagattgtaaaataaaatacaagcaAATTATCcacaatcataataataatgagCAGTAACAACAGTAAGAGCAGCAGAGAGGACAAtcacagtttttgtgaaaaattacaCAGTATACTTTTGGGATTTGGTTTAACGGACATCCTGAGAGGttggtaaatttattttaatattataaaactgtTCACAGCCTTCATATTTCTAAAGCAGAGTGAGTGACagagtaaaaatttaactaaaacaaaccaacaataacaacaacaacttcggcattcataaaaattattttgtcatTTGTATAAATTGCTAAATGTGCCAATAAACTCACCAACCAGAACAAGAATAGCTAAAGCACTAGCAATGACAATATCTAAACCTGTCTACTACAGTTAACAAACAGTTAGTAAATTTGCCACAGTCAACAGTATTGTGGCAGGCAGTCGTTGTAATAACAACAATCACCGTAACAAACAAATTCTATGAgccaaaaaaccaaaaacaaagaaagctttagaaatttatttaccaCCAATTTTTTCTGCTTTCCCAATTTGGTTATTAACTTAAAATGACCCTCAAATAAAACTCTGTTTAAttgacattaaaataaattaaatttttaaaatatttttaattttcttgagACCAttcagaaattttataaaaaaaataaaagaaaagacaagtaaaaacttatttaaaaatcaaaaatgtttccttaatttttcttaattttaatgttctacaaagaatttaaatcaaatgataTATCTTAAGACCAATCTCATTATAACACACTAACTCTTATCAAGtcataatgttttatttttacaacataaTTAACTCCATTTCTAGACACAATTCCCATCCAGTCAATTACTAATCTGGATCTTTATTAtcctaaaacttaaattttatccACAAAAAACTAAACACCAAAAGTTatcaaataaactaaatatgtaCAATGACCAATTTAAAGCTTATAACCAgcttaatttacaaaattgttgctattttatttatttagcttaaatacatatatattggtCATTCATTCGATTTAAGTTGGtacatgtttgtgtgtgtatgtgtgctcAGTGTATAACTACGTCTGTTTTGNNNNNNNNNNNNNNNNNNNNNNNNNNNNNNNNNNNNNNNNNNNNNNNNNNNNNNNNNNNNNNNNNNNNNNNNNNNNNNNNNNNNNNNNNNNNNNNNNNNNgactatagactagactatagactagactatagactagactatagactagactatagactagactatagaatagactatagactagagtatagactagactatagactatagactatactatagactagactatagactatactatagactagattatagactatatagtctaagactagactatatagtctaagactaggctatagactagactatagactagaataagaATGTATTCTTTAACTGGTATAAGCTTCACTAAGAATGTAACTTTAAACatgtataaaaatgtgttttttaaattatatttatcaaatatttcttttttaactattttcttttCAGTTGAAACAGAAGATCCGGAATTTACCGACGTcatagataatataacagtacCTGCTggtagaaatattaaattagccTGCTCCGTTAAAAATCTAGGTTCATACAAGGTAAGTTAATAGCCAAAAGGCGGCAACaaattaagtgaaaaaataaaattaataaaatattcacaaaaccattaaaatattcattgttaaaattctattattcaAACAATACTTAGTAGGTTTAtggtttattttaacatttttgctaaaattatatatgtattttttttgaatagaaatgCAAATGTATTTGTCTAAACGGGGGTATGGGTGTGGTGTTAAAGGGTATTGTGGTTCTgcttttgtgtaatttttaatttgaattgcaTAAAACTCATGCATTTTAAATGCTTACAAAATATTCAATTGCCAGAGAAATCCCGCAAAAAGTTGTTTCACAAAATGTACATACAATATGTGTTATGTGCGGGGGTGTGAATTGAAAAGATTCTGAATATTTtaggttttataaaatttaggttTTTCTCATAGCTGAAGTTTTACCTTTTTTGTAGTTTCGGTGTGTTAAGTTTGATATTAAGTTTGTAACATATAGAACTGTTTACTTGTTATAATTTTAGCTTGTAGTTTCATAGTTTCTTTAACACGTAGTTGGAGTTTTTATATTCTGTAACAATTATATCGAAAAGTATTCAATTACACATTGTCTctgtatatttaagtaaaaacatatacatatgtatatattttgtttaccaATTGCCCtaaatgtaaatgtatttgttttccGTACTAAACCTGAACTTGACTTGAACTATTGCTATAcatgtacatacgtatgtatacatGTGCATACATTTACCATTCTTTTTGTCACTTTATCCCTTTCATGTTCTCAATGGATATGTTTGAATATATATCTAAACAAAATTGCTctatttttcttcaattgttattacaaaatgaatatctatattttatatgtttcaaatattgaatttcaattgaaaataactttataaatggtttgactatattctagtttttagataattttcaatgcaaaaaaaaaaaaaaaaaataaaatacaaaataaaatttcctataaatacatacatgttgTTAGTTTATTGAACAATATTTCAATACTTGTTAATATActtagtatttatttaataacatgAAAATCACAAATTACCCAGCTGTCTTGTGGTATATgagtgtatgtgtataaaacaagttgtttgtttattaattaagtaattcatttaatttgacttttagaaaatttagtggGTTTTCTCATTTaggtatattttaaatattttatttgatgtacgaattttcaagaattttttaaacGATAAGTACATACAATAATACACATATAGGTTGAGAAATTgagttgatattttttttagaaataaattaaacaagtatgaaaacATACCTGCCCTATTCGGCAGGTTCAGTTGTAAGGGGactaggttaaataatggaccaatcttatccattttcaatagacttcgtccctgggacaatagaggATCATGTAccgaatttctttatttttttttaaattgcgatctgtagtttgattacaaagtttacatggacggacagacggacggagaTAACTACGTAgcctcaaaaaatgattctgaggtgattggtatactttaaggtgggtatagtacCAATactattgtgcgttacaaacaaagtttacatggacggacatacgGACGGAGATAGCTACGtagactcaaaaaatgattctgaggtgattggtatactttaaggtgtgtatAGTACCAATactattgtgcgttacaaacatcagcagaaacCCAATATTGTTCATATATTGATACAGTGGGTTACAAAGTGTCATACTGTCATTCATAGTGTTATGTATATTATGGTTTATATCTAgctatagtccatagactagttcactGTCTCACCCAATGTAgaacatagtctagtcatagtctattgCTAGTCTAGTcgtagtcatagtctagtcttaatcTAGTCATgatctagttatagtctagtcatagtctagtcatagtctagtcatagtctagtcatagtctagtcatagtctagtcatagtctagtcatagtctagtcatagtctagtcatagtctagtcatagtctagtcatagtctagtcatagtctagtcatagtctagtcatagtctagtcatagtctagtcatagtctagtcatagtctagtcatagtatagtcatagtctagtcatagtctagtcatagtctagtcatagcctAGTCGTAGTATGGAATAAGATGTTTGGTAAATGTATACATCTGTTATTTACTTAAccataatctagtccatagagtacttcatagtctagtttgtaccctagtctagtacatagtctagtccatagtctagtccatagtttagtccgtagtctagtccatacaCTAGTCCATGGtattgtcaatagtctagttcacTTCGGTATATGTCTAGTTCGTAGACTTTTCTGTTGTCTAAACCATCGTCTCGGCCCTAGCCTACTTCATAGAATAGTACACGGTATGGTCTTGTTGATAGTCTTGTggatattctagtccatagcctcGTCCATAGTCTGATCAATTATCTAGTCCGTAGTAGTTTTTTGTCTAGTCATAGTATAGATGTAGTAGCTCTTTATATTCAGCTCCTGCTAgatagaaataaaagaaatataacctttatttattttgtttaatgacCCTTTGATTAATATTGGCTATCGACTTAGTTTGTAAAACTAATGTCAcgactttttaatatttcaaagtaCAACATACCGCAACACAACAGACGTCACCCCATATAATTAaactgtttttacaaaaaaattaaattgtttttacaaaaaaaaattaccaaaaattaaaagtaaacgcATATAAAAGTAAAGATCGTTCACCgtcattaaaattttccattatattaaacttttttttgaacTAAGTTGCGCTGCTGTTATGATGTTGTCTCCAATGTTGTGGCAAGTTTCCTGTCTTCCTTTCGTTAAGTTTGATACTTACAGGTTTTatgtaattttcataaattgtctaCTGACTTTTGGAGGGTTATTGCTACGTTTTTCTGACGTaagtttttgtgtaatttttttatgtgtttttttaataatagatgctgctgctgctgttgaaaaaataaaacttcgaAACtagataaatataattttatggtagataaaattaaaaatgttttaaaaaagaaatatgattttattttaattaaaatattttgaaaatttatcaattcaattttatggttttactttgtcaacttattttttttttcttgtattaaatactaaataataagaatgccttaaagtatgctttacttaagtatttaatactttaaattctttatttctttttattgctTGCTGCTGGCTAACCAAATAACTTTTAATCAAATTcatgtcaatattattttaaacttagaAAATTATCTTGGTAGACTTTTTTAAgggtttttttctaaagaaatgtttatttggTTACAGGGTAAGCCACAAAAAAGTGTtagtttcaaaaatatattttttgatttgcCAACAgtatatgtttttgaaaatcttcagcagaatttttacaacttttaaagTTCTTCATATGTTAGTTCTTATTGCAAAACCCTgtatttgatataaatttacaaataatttgtttaaattttagctATTTTAGCATGCATAGTCacgttttattatttgaaaattttgtgttgacaaaaatattctacaatttaTTCTATTACTATTGTATGCggttttcacaatttttgtttttctattatgTTTCTCTCTAGCTTTGCTCCATTACGGTGCTGTCTTTAACTATTACCTGGAAGGCATAAAAGTAAtacaagttaaataaaaaataaattgccatagacatatacaaaatattatccaaaaaaaaaaaaaaaccgttggacatgtgtgtaaatatttttctatgacctgacattgtttaacaaatatataaagtttttggccttctctttgtttattttttttattttttatatattcactcactctatatatgtgtttattttgtattgcaTACCACATAGGCTTTTgttatgttattttataatttgcatacttttttgggtgttactattctaggaaaaaaaataaggaaaatagaACACATTGTTGAAATATgtgcaaaaattttacaatttgtcaATTTActggactttttttaatatataattttatttcaaagaatttggtaaataaattgttttaagagcctcaatttgaattttaaaatttataaaaaacttgggaatttttaaattacatttaaatgaaaattaaaaaacacgaattaatattaatcatacgtcataTATGAACAATTATTAgaaatgactagactatgactagactatgactagactatgactagactatgactagactatgactagactatgactagactatgactagactatgactagactatgactagactatgactagactatgactagactatgactagactatgactagactatgactagactatgactagactatgactagactatgactagactatgactagactatgactagactatgactagactatgactagactatgactagactatgattagactatgactagactatgactagacaatgactagactatgactagactatgactacactatgactacactatgactagactatgactacactatgactacactatgactacactatgactacactatcACTAGTGTGTGAAttgactataactagactatgacaACACTTGCGACTActtggcgtatgattaatatttgttaagtaTTGAAATGATAATAATCATTCGCAGTGTTGAGCATGAAATATTAAAAGCTGCAGTATAAAAGTcttgatttaaaattgttatcaaGTAGTATACCATTTATGCATTCTGTTTTGAGGTAAACTGTTATTAAATCTATTAAACGTATTACAAATTTGATTTATGCAACATGTTTATGTATTAGATTTTGTGATAAACTCTTATTAAATCTCTTAAATGTATATCGAATTTGATTTTGGGAAAAGTACTAgagcttttaagaaaaaaaattatcaaatatttcTAAGTGAACAATTCAAGCATATGTAAGTGACCttaacaaatttgtatatatgtcgtttaattaacaaaaaataattaaaagctcatgaataattcaatataatatttaatttgttttgaaaattttatatataatgtgGACTATATTCAAATGCATTATTAATAGATGTTTTTAGCTACTgttgtttaatgaaaatatgttattatgtatatataattaatatacaatATAGACTTGCATATATGTGTACAAAACAATTTCCAcctcatttaattttatttaatacttacaATGAAtagtaatttaacaaatttctattaaagAGCAAATGATTTAACTAAAATGACTTAATTAATCGTTATAGGTGAActgttatgtttttttcaaattactaaAGTAATAGTAACTATTTTAAAGTGAAACTAATTGACAATTCctatgaaataatgaaaataaccattttatagtttaatttattgtatttgtttataatttagctgaaaatttaatttaaatataatttaataataattatttaaaatttaaccctTTTCCagctacaatattttaaattttattttgtcattaatattaatcatacgtctccGTGGACTCATTATGTTTTATTGTACATATATAGCAACTAGtggtaaaaatgttttgttcacAAGggatacatttataaataactcAAAATATAGTTTATCACaccagaaaaaaaggaaaagtttaaaattaaacaaaaacataaaaaaatttaaaacatttttccgtaa of the Lucilia cuprina isolate Lc7/37 chromosome 2, ASM2204524v1, whole genome shotgun sequence genome contains:
- the LOC111688834 gene encoding uncharacterized protein LOC111688834, producing the protein MNNFVLILLIGAFVSGNFNPAEAKEVQLTSKNFQKEFLQKVSETMKSTAMDYLNNYLKSIKKPAHVHEDFNAELKMALESSRLEPKVVFIKQYLDMLENKDTNRENIYGLKNVMFLKKLKDKFYNLQEESFEEIHQLRYYYLCKQFKVQKEATTPLYHNYYSKTTQLVPINEHNVGSMLHKLGVKDNHTISINISDFGKELYQKVNDAGCDVIDDYLIILRKLLQEVLEPESEEEPTAHSESLRKILIEINAQLKITDFYTKRQRLYDYLQNNLALDYEQFQSSETSQHDLMAVFNKLKEKGLDLVVAFLFSNFEFVDHLQHEWQELLPQAPISLYDAHSRPLKEIQQLYAEFKQDFENSSKYDSYLEAVKLLREQTQRDNADNTHIYEMLYSASQNVGSSRATLMNSKCNEI